The Columba livia isolate bColLiv1 breed racing homer chromosome 18, bColLiv1.pat.W.v2, whole genome shotgun sequence genome includes a region encoding these proteins:
- the TEX2 gene encoding testis-expressed protein 2 isoform X1, with protein MAAVRGRRALLSGRPRGARGVGSVLGLPLDFDTSLGPAMTSQNSSHAEKTGEMSSKQSAPKVQVQRSVSRETITIHFSAFGKEEEEEEEEFKEFLDEELDDQSIVTALEAKEDLCFEHTGHEFSGPATSLNMANSTSLLSSSPAVLPTAETVKLLDSPSTSQVFSAVPLVLSPLSHSCHTVSSAGAPPPVEQKSSLSSSPSSSPSRSVVSSSGSPTVSSSKPFKGLVKSLSTDVEPKEPTPPMRHRQLMKTLVKSLSTDTSKQECEAVSYRPPDSKLNLHLFKQFTQPRAAGGDSKTAPSSPLTSPSDTRSFFKVPEMEAKIEDTKRRLSEVIYEPFQLLSKIMGDESSSHRPKALSSSASELSNLSSLNGHLESNNNYSIKEEECDSEGDFYGSDSNLSKNNRPKAAEEHAKEAETKSSQSASTKDVSSKTSLVLEKCSLSALASREDEEFCELYAEDFSLLEDESKTDKPTETLLDPEVTEEDGTMLSSEDENNPYVQQPKIPVKTLYFLTLLVYAYFIIPLPGYLSGLLLGMALGFMIAICVIWLLTPRTHEYHKLHKSMEKRWNTGALDIKEPEILKGWMNEIYNYDPETYHATLTHSVYVRLEGSTLRLSKPNKNISRRAVYNEPKPEVTYVSQKIYELTESKISLVPKSLARKRIWNKKYPICIELARQEDFMAKAQTDKENTEEKAAAEKVDSSSEESKKPQDGAKYTSQKDQVLYLFGRTGREKEEWFQRFLLASKLKSEAKKPSALCGSKPGMLAPLGRADGQPGLTHSRSSSKGSAEEIASQPKHKDLAGNVRQKMLLDYSIYMAKCVPHEKKSPSGSPVLSADSSPTAVKKLPDAHVEAEQEEQEAWVNALLGRIFWDFLGEKYWSDVVSKKIQMKLSKIKLPYFMNELTLTELDMGIAVPKILQAFKPAVDHRGLWIDLEMSYNGSFLMTLETKMNLTKLGKEPLGEALKVGEIGKEGFRPRAYCLADSDEESSSAGSSEEDDAAELAGEKQVTPGAEGYVGGHRTSKIMRIVDKITKSKYFQKATETEFIKKKIEEVSNTPLLLTVEVQECRGTLVINIPPPPTDRIWYGFRRPPYLELKARPKLGEREVTLVHVTDWIERKLEQEFQKIFVMPNMDDVYIPLMHSAMDPRSSTCPPKDQVAEAPDQP; from the exons ACTTTGACACATCTCTGGGACCTGCAATGACAAGTCAGAACAGTAGCCATGCAGAGAAAACTGGTGAAATGTCCTCAAAGCAGTCGGCACCAAAAGTGCAGGTCCAACGATCTGTCTCTCGAGAAACCATCACTATTCATTTCTCTGCAtttgggaaggaggaagaagaggaggaagaggagtttAAGGAATTTCTTGATGAGGAACTAGATGACCAAAGCATTGTAACAGCACTTGAAGCCAAGGAAGACCTCTGCTTTGAGCATACCGGCCATGAGTTTTCTGGTCCAGCTACCTCGCTTAACATGGCCAACTCCACTTCACTGCTGTCCTCATCGCCTGCAGTTCTGCCAACTGCAGAGACTGTAAAGCTGTTGGATTCTCCTTCCACGTCCCAAGTGTTCAGTGCAGTGCCACTAGTCCTATCTCCATTGTCACACTCATGTCATACAGTTAGCTCAGCAGGCGCACCACCACCTGTGGAACAGAAATCCAGCCTGTCGTcttccccatcctcatcccctTCCAGATCAGTTGTCTCCTCCAGTGGATCACCCACAGTTTCTAGTTCAAAGCCTTTTAAGGGTTTAGTCAAGTCTCTCTCAACAGATGTGGAACCAAAAGAACCCACCCCACCGATGCGACATCGGCAGTTAATGAAAACCTTAGTGAAATCTCTGTCTACAGACACTTCCAAACAAGAATGTGAAGCTGTGTCTTACAGGCCGCCTGACTCAAAGCTGAACTTGCATCTGTTCAAACAGTTCACTCAACCTCGAGCTGCAGGTGGTGATTCTAAAACTGCCCCCTCATCTCCATTAACATCTCCCTCTGACACTCGTTCCTTTTTTAAAGTACCTGAAATGGAGGCTAAAATTGAAGATACTAAAAGACGCCTTTCTGAAGTGATCTATGAGCCTTTTCAGCTGCTCAGTAAAATAATGGGTGATGAAAGTAGTAGCCACAGGCCCAAAGCCTTATCTTCAAGTGCTTCAGAACTCTCAAACCTTTCCAGTTTGAATGGCCATTTGGAAAGCAATAACAACTACAGCATTAAGGAGGAAGAGTGCGATTCTGAAGGGGATTTTTATGGAAGTGACTCTAACCTGAGTAAGAACAATCGGCCAAAAGCGGCTGAGGAACATGCAAAAGAGGCAGAGACCAAAAGCTCTCAGTCTGCAAGCACAAAGGACGTGAGTTCAAAAACTTCACTCGTACTTGAAAAATGTTCGTTGTCTGCACTCGCAAGCAGAGAGGATGAGGAGTTTTGTGAACTGTATGCTGAAGACTTTTCTTTGCTAGAGGATGAAAGCAAAACTGATAAACCGACTGAAACTTTGCTCGATCCAGAGGTGACCGAGGAAGATGGTACTATGCTCAGTAGTGAAGATGAAAATAATCCATATGTGCAACAGCCTAAAATACCAGTGAAAACTTTATACTTCTTAACACTGTTAGTCTATGCTTACTTTATTATCCCTCTCCCTGGCTACTTAAGTGGATTGTTACTTGGAATGGCCCTTGGATTTATGATAGCCATCTGTGTGATTTGGCTTCTTACTCCACGTACCCATGAATATCACAAATTGCATAAAAGTATGGAAAAGCGATGGAATACAGGAGCTCTAGACATCAAAGAACCTGAAATACTGAAG GGATGGATGAATGAAATCTATAATTATGATCCAGAAACGTACCATGCTACATTGACTCACTCCGTCTATGTGCGACTTGAAGGAAGCACCTTACGGCTTTCAAAAcccaataaaaatatttctagaagGGCTGTGTACAATGAGCCAAAGCCTGAAGTCACATATGTCAGCCAGAAAATATATGAACTTACAGAGAGCAAG ATTTCCCTGGTTCCTAAGAGTCTGGCACGAAAACGGATTTGGAATAAGAAGTACCCTATTTGCATTGAACTTGCTAGACAGGAGGACTTCATGGCCAAGGCCCAGACTGATAAggagaatacagaagaaaaggcAGCTGCTGAAAAAGTGGACTCAAGCAGTGAAGAATCCAAGAAGCCTCAGGATGGAGCGAAGTACACTAGCCAAAAGGATCAAGTGCTTTATCTCTTTGGGAGGacgggcagggagaaggaggaatGGTTCCAAAGGTTCCTTCTCGCATCCAAGCTGAAGTCTGAAGCAAAGAAGCCATCCGCTTTATGTGGGAGCAAGCCAG GGATGTTGGCGCCGCTGGGCAGAGCCGATGGCCAGCCCGGGCTCACGCACagccgcagcagcagcaaggggaGCGCGGAGGAGATTGCGTCCCAGCCGAAGCACAAGGACCTGGCTGGCAACGTGCGGCAGAAAATGCTTCTGGACTACAGCATTTACATGGCAAAGTGTGTTCCACATGAAAAGAAAAGCCCTTCGGGTAGCCCTGTCCTCAGTGCAGACAGCAGCCCTACAGCTGTGAAAAAG ttgCCAGATGCCCATGTGGAAGCTGAACAAGAGGAACAGGAGGCCTGGGTGAATGCTTTGCTTGGAAGAatattttgggattttttaGGAGAAAAGTATTGGTCTGATGTAGTGTCAAAGAAGATCCAAATGAAACTCAGCAAAATAAAG TTGCCGTACTTCATGAATGAGCTGACTCTAACTGAGCTTGACATGGGGATAGCAGTGCCCAAGATCCTTCAAGCCTTCAAACCCGCTGTTGATCACAGAG GACTTTGGATTGATTTGGAAATGTCCTACAATGGATCTTTTCTAATGACCCTAGAGACCAAGATGAACTTGACCAAATTGGGCAAAGAGCCACTTGGTGAAGCACTTAAAGTTGGAGAAATTGGCAAAGAAGG TTTCAGGCCAAGGGCGTATTGTCTTGCAGACAGCGATGAGGAATCCTCCAGCGCTGGGTCTTCGGAAGAGGATGATGCTGCCGAACTGGCGGGAGAGAAGCAGGTGACTCCAGGAGCAGAAGG GTATGTTGGAGGACATCGGACAAGTAAGATCATGAGAATCGTGGATAAAATTACTAAGTCAAAATACTTTCAGAAAGCAACAGAGACTGAATttattaagaagaaaattgaAGAGGTGTCCAATACTCCATTGCTGCTAACAGTTGAAGTACAAGAGTGCCGAGGAACACTAGTAATTAACATTCCACCTCCACCTACTGACAGGATATG GTACGGCTTTCGGAGACCTCCCTACCTGGAGTTAAAAGCTCGGCCAAAACTTGGTGAGAGAGAAGTGACTCTGGTCCATGTGACTGACTGGATAGAGAGGAAACTGGAACAAGAGTTTCAG aaaatctTTGTCATGCCAAACATGGATGATGTTTATATTCCTTTAATGCACTCGGCCATGGATCCCCGCTCCTCCACGTGCCCTCCTAAAGACCAGGTCGCCGAGGCGCCCGATCAGCCGTGA
- the TEX2 gene encoding testis-expressed protein 2 isoform X2 — protein sequence MRDFDTSLGPAMTSQNSSHAEKTGEMSSKQSAPKVQVQRSVSRETITIHFSAFGKEEEEEEEEFKEFLDEELDDQSIVTALEAKEDLCFEHTGHEFSGPATSLNMANSTSLLSSSPAVLPTAETVKLLDSPSTSQVFSAVPLVLSPLSHSCHTVSSAGAPPPVEQKSSLSSSPSSSPSRSVVSSSGSPTVSSSKPFKGLVKSLSTDVEPKEPTPPMRHRQLMKTLVKSLSTDTSKQECEAVSYRPPDSKLNLHLFKQFTQPRAAGGDSKTAPSSPLTSPSDTRSFFKVPEMEAKIEDTKRRLSEVIYEPFQLLSKIMGDESSSHRPKALSSSASELSNLSSLNGHLESNNNYSIKEEECDSEGDFYGSDSNLSKNNRPKAAEEHAKEAETKSSQSASTKDVSSKTSLVLEKCSLSALASREDEEFCELYAEDFSLLEDESKTDKPTETLLDPEVTEEDGTMLSSEDENNPYVQQPKIPVKTLYFLTLLVYAYFIIPLPGYLSGLLLGMALGFMIAICVIWLLTPRTHEYHKLHKSMEKRWNTGALDIKEPEILKGWMNEIYNYDPETYHATLTHSVYVRLEGSTLRLSKPNKNISRRAVYNEPKPEVTYVSQKIYELTESKISLVPKSLARKRIWNKKYPICIELARQEDFMAKAQTDKENTEEKAAAEKVDSSSEESKKPQDGAKYTSQKDQVLYLFGRTGREKEEWFQRFLLASKLKSEAKKPSALCGSKPGMLAPLGRADGQPGLTHSRSSSKGSAEEIASQPKHKDLAGNVRQKMLLDYSIYMAKCVPHEKKSPSGSPVLSADSSPTAVKKLPDAHVEAEQEEQEAWVNALLGRIFWDFLGEKYWSDVVSKKIQMKLSKIKLPYFMNELTLTELDMGIAVPKILQAFKPAVDHRGLWIDLEMSYNGSFLMTLETKMNLTKLGKEPLGEALKVGEIGKEGFRPRAYCLADSDEESSSAGSSEEDDAAELAGEKQVTPGAEGYVGGHRTSKIMRIVDKITKSKYFQKATETEFIKKKIEEVSNTPLLLTVEVQECRGTLVINIPPPPTDRIWYGFRRPPYLELKARPKLGEREVTLVHVTDWIERKLEQEFQKIFVMPNMDDVYIPLMHSAMDPRSSTCPPKDQVAEAPDQP from the exons ATGCGAG ACTTTGACACATCTCTGGGACCTGCAATGACAAGTCAGAACAGTAGCCATGCAGAGAAAACTGGTGAAATGTCCTCAAAGCAGTCGGCACCAAAAGTGCAGGTCCAACGATCTGTCTCTCGAGAAACCATCACTATTCATTTCTCTGCAtttgggaaggaggaagaagaggaggaagaggagtttAAGGAATTTCTTGATGAGGAACTAGATGACCAAAGCATTGTAACAGCACTTGAAGCCAAGGAAGACCTCTGCTTTGAGCATACCGGCCATGAGTTTTCTGGTCCAGCTACCTCGCTTAACATGGCCAACTCCACTTCACTGCTGTCCTCATCGCCTGCAGTTCTGCCAACTGCAGAGACTGTAAAGCTGTTGGATTCTCCTTCCACGTCCCAAGTGTTCAGTGCAGTGCCACTAGTCCTATCTCCATTGTCACACTCATGTCATACAGTTAGCTCAGCAGGCGCACCACCACCTGTGGAACAGAAATCCAGCCTGTCGTcttccccatcctcatcccctTCCAGATCAGTTGTCTCCTCCAGTGGATCACCCACAGTTTCTAGTTCAAAGCCTTTTAAGGGTTTAGTCAAGTCTCTCTCAACAGATGTGGAACCAAAAGAACCCACCCCACCGATGCGACATCGGCAGTTAATGAAAACCTTAGTGAAATCTCTGTCTACAGACACTTCCAAACAAGAATGTGAAGCTGTGTCTTACAGGCCGCCTGACTCAAAGCTGAACTTGCATCTGTTCAAACAGTTCACTCAACCTCGAGCTGCAGGTGGTGATTCTAAAACTGCCCCCTCATCTCCATTAACATCTCCCTCTGACACTCGTTCCTTTTTTAAAGTACCTGAAATGGAGGCTAAAATTGAAGATACTAAAAGACGCCTTTCTGAAGTGATCTATGAGCCTTTTCAGCTGCTCAGTAAAATAATGGGTGATGAAAGTAGTAGCCACAGGCCCAAAGCCTTATCTTCAAGTGCTTCAGAACTCTCAAACCTTTCCAGTTTGAATGGCCATTTGGAAAGCAATAACAACTACAGCATTAAGGAGGAAGAGTGCGATTCTGAAGGGGATTTTTATGGAAGTGACTCTAACCTGAGTAAGAACAATCGGCCAAAAGCGGCTGAGGAACATGCAAAAGAGGCAGAGACCAAAAGCTCTCAGTCTGCAAGCACAAAGGACGTGAGTTCAAAAACTTCACTCGTACTTGAAAAATGTTCGTTGTCTGCACTCGCAAGCAGAGAGGATGAGGAGTTTTGTGAACTGTATGCTGAAGACTTTTCTTTGCTAGAGGATGAAAGCAAAACTGATAAACCGACTGAAACTTTGCTCGATCCAGAGGTGACCGAGGAAGATGGTACTATGCTCAGTAGTGAAGATGAAAATAATCCATATGTGCAACAGCCTAAAATACCAGTGAAAACTTTATACTTCTTAACACTGTTAGTCTATGCTTACTTTATTATCCCTCTCCCTGGCTACTTAAGTGGATTGTTACTTGGAATGGCCCTTGGATTTATGATAGCCATCTGTGTGATTTGGCTTCTTACTCCACGTACCCATGAATATCACAAATTGCATAAAAGTATGGAAAAGCGATGGAATACAGGAGCTCTAGACATCAAAGAACCTGAAATACTGAAG GGATGGATGAATGAAATCTATAATTATGATCCAGAAACGTACCATGCTACATTGACTCACTCCGTCTATGTGCGACTTGAAGGAAGCACCTTACGGCTTTCAAAAcccaataaaaatatttctagaagGGCTGTGTACAATGAGCCAAAGCCTGAAGTCACATATGTCAGCCAGAAAATATATGAACTTACAGAGAGCAAG ATTTCCCTGGTTCCTAAGAGTCTGGCACGAAAACGGATTTGGAATAAGAAGTACCCTATTTGCATTGAACTTGCTAGACAGGAGGACTTCATGGCCAAGGCCCAGACTGATAAggagaatacagaagaaaaggcAGCTGCTGAAAAAGTGGACTCAAGCAGTGAAGAATCCAAGAAGCCTCAGGATGGAGCGAAGTACACTAGCCAAAAGGATCAAGTGCTTTATCTCTTTGGGAGGacgggcagggagaaggaggaatGGTTCCAAAGGTTCCTTCTCGCATCCAAGCTGAAGTCTGAAGCAAAGAAGCCATCCGCTTTATGTGGGAGCAAGCCAG GGATGTTGGCGCCGCTGGGCAGAGCCGATGGCCAGCCCGGGCTCACGCACagccgcagcagcagcaaggggaGCGCGGAGGAGATTGCGTCCCAGCCGAAGCACAAGGACCTGGCTGGCAACGTGCGGCAGAAAATGCTTCTGGACTACAGCATTTACATGGCAAAGTGTGTTCCACATGAAAAGAAAAGCCCTTCGGGTAGCCCTGTCCTCAGTGCAGACAGCAGCCCTACAGCTGTGAAAAAG ttgCCAGATGCCCATGTGGAAGCTGAACAAGAGGAACAGGAGGCCTGGGTGAATGCTTTGCTTGGAAGAatattttgggattttttaGGAGAAAAGTATTGGTCTGATGTAGTGTCAAAGAAGATCCAAATGAAACTCAGCAAAATAAAG TTGCCGTACTTCATGAATGAGCTGACTCTAACTGAGCTTGACATGGGGATAGCAGTGCCCAAGATCCTTCAAGCCTTCAAACCCGCTGTTGATCACAGAG GACTTTGGATTGATTTGGAAATGTCCTACAATGGATCTTTTCTAATGACCCTAGAGACCAAGATGAACTTGACCAAATTGGGCAAAGAGCCACTTGGTGAAGCACTTAAAGTTGGAGAAATTGGCAAAGAAGG TTTCAGGCCAAGGGCGTATTGTCTTGCAGACAGCGATGAGGAATCCTCCAGCGCTGGGTCTTCGGAAGAGGATGATGCTGCCGAACTGGCGGGAGAGAAGCAGGTGACTCCAGGAGCAGAAGG GTATGTTGGAGGACATCGGACAAGTAAGATCATGAGAATCGTGGATAAAATTACTAAGTCAAAATACTTTCAGAAAGCAACAGAGACTGAATttattaagaagaaaattgaAGAGGTGTCCAATACTCCATTGCTGCTAACAGTTGAAGTACAAGAGTGCCGAGGAACACTAGTAATTAACATTCCACCTCCACCTACTGACAGGATATG GTACGGCTTTCGGAGACCTCCCTACCTGGAGTTAAAAGCTCGGCCAAAACTTGGTGAGAGAGAAGTGACTCTGGTCCATGTGACTGACTGGATAGAGAGGAAACTGGAACAAGAGTTTCAG aaaatctTTGTCATGCCAAACATGGATGATGTTTATATTCCTTTAATGCACTCGGCCATGGATCCCCGCTCCTCCACGTGCCCTCCTAAAGACCAGGTCGCCGAGGCGCCCGATCAGCCGTGA
- the TEX2 gene encoding testis-expressed protein 2 isoform X3 → MTSQNSSHAEKTGEMSSKQSAPKVQVQRSVSRETITIHFSAFGKEEEEEEEEFKEFLDEELDDQSIVTALEAKEDLCFEHTGHEFSGPATSLNMANSTSLLSSSPAVLPTAETVKLLDSPSTSQVFSAVPLVLSPLSHSCHTVSSAGAPPPVEQKSSLSSSPSSSPSRSVVSSSGSPTVSSSKPFKGLVKSLSTDVEPKEPTPPMRHRQLMKTLVKSLSTDTSKQECEAVSYRPPDSKLNLHLFKQFTQPRAAGGDSKTAPSSPLTSPSDTRSFFKVPEMEAKIEDTKRRLSEVIYEPFQLLSKIMGDESSSHRPKALSSSASELSNLSSLNGHLESNNNYSIKEEECDSEGDFYGSDSNLSKNNRPKAAEEHAKEAETKSSQSASTKDVSSKTSLVLEKCSLSALASREDEEFCELYAEDFSLLEDESKTDKPTETLLDPEVTEEDGTMLSSEDENNPYVQQPKIPVKTLYFLTLLVYAYFIIPLPGYLSGLLLGMALGFMIAICVIWLLTPRTHEYHKLHKSMEKRWNTGALDIKEPEILKGWMNEIYNYDPETYHATLTHSVYVRLEGSTLRLSKPNKNISRRAVYNEPKPEVTYVSQKIYELTESKISLVPKSLARKRIWNKKYPICIELARQEDFMAKAQTDKENTEEKAAAEKVDSSSEESKKPQDGAKYTSQKDQVLYLFGRTGREKEEWFQRFLLASKLKSEAKKPSALCGSKPGMLAPLGRADGQPGLTHSRSSSKGSAEEIASQPKHKDLAGNVRQKMLLDYSIYMAKCVPHEKKSPSGSPVLSADSSPTAVKKLPDAHVEAEQEEQEAWVNALLGRIFWDFLGEKYWSDVVSKKIQMKLSKIKLPYFMNELTLTELDMGIAVPKILQAFKPAVDHRGLWIDLEMSYNGSFLMTLETKMNLTKLGKEPLGEALKVGEIGKEGFRPRAYCLADSDEESSSAGSSEEDDAAELAGEKQVTPGAEGYVGGHRTSKIMRIVDKITKSKYFQKATETEFIKKKIEEVSNTPLLLTVEVQECRGTLVINIPPPPTDRIWYGFRRPPYLELKARPKLGEREVTLVHVTDWIERKLEQEFQKIFVMPNMDDVYIPLMHSAMDPRSSTCPPKDQVAEAPDQP, encoded by the exons ATGACAAGTCAGAACAGTAGCCATGCAGAGAAAACTGGTGAAATGTCCTCAAAGCAGTCGGCACCAAAAGTGCAGGTCCAACGATCTGTCTCTCGAGAAACCATCACTATTCATTTCTCTGCAtttgggaaggaggaagaagaggaggaagaggagtttAAGGAATTTCTTGATGAGGAACTAGATGACCAAAGCATTGTAACAGCACTTGAAGCCAAGGAAGACCTCTGCTTTGAGCATACCGGCCATGAGTTTTCTGGTCCAGCTACCTCGCTTAACATGGCCAACTCCACTTCACTGCTGTCCTCATCGCCTGCAGTTCTGCCAACTGCAGAGACTGTAAAGCTGTTGGATTCTCCTTCCACGTCCCAAGTGTTCAGTGCAGTGCCACTAGTCCTATCTCCATTGTCACACTCATGTCATACAGTTAGCTCAGCAGGCGCACCACCACCTGTGGAACAGAAATCCAGCCTGTCGTcttccccatcctcatcccctTCCAGATCAGTTGTCTCCTCCAGTGGATCACCCACAGTTTCTAGTTCAAAGCCTTTTAAGGGTTTAGTCAAGTCTCTCTCAACAGATGTGGAACCAAAAGAACCCACCCCACCGATGCGACATCGGCAGTTAATGAAAACCTTAGTGAAATCTCTGTCTACAGACACTTCCAAACAAGAATGTGAAGCTGTGTCTTACAGGCCGCCTGACTCAAAGCTGAACTTGCATCTGTTCAAACAGTTCACTCAACCTCGAGCTGCAGGTGGTGATTCTAAAACTGCCCCCTCATCTCCATTAACATCTCCCTCTGACACTCGTTCCTTTTTTAAAGTACCTGAAATGGAGGCTAAAATTGAAGATACTAAAAGACGCCTTTCTGAAGTGATCTATGAGCCTTTTCAGCTGCTCAGTAAAATAATGGGTGATGAAAGTAGTAGCCACAGGCCCAAAGCCTTATCTTCAAGTGCTTCAGAACTCTCAAACCTTTCCAGTTTGAATGGCCATTTGGAAAGCAATAACAACTACAGCATTAAGGAGGAAGAGTGCGATTCTGAAGGGGATTTTTATGGAAGTGACTCTAACCTGAGTAAGAACAATCGGCCAAAAGCGGCTGAGGAACATGCAAAAGAGGCAGAGACCAAAAGCTCTCAGTCTGCAAGCACAAAGGACGTGAGTTCAAAAACTTCACTCGTACTTGAAAAATGTTCGTTGTCTGCACTCGCAAGCAGAGAGGATGAGGAGTTTTGTGAACTGTATGCTGAAGACTTTTCTTTGCTAGAGGATGAAAGCAAAACTGATAAACCGACTGAAACTTTGCTCGATCCAGAGGTGACCGAGGAAGATGGTACTATGCTCAGTAGTGAAGATGAAAATAATCCATATGTGCAACAGCCTAAAATACCAGTGAAAACTTTATACTTCTTAACACTGTTAGTCTATGCTTACTTTATTATCCCTCTCCCTGGCTACTTAAGTGGATTGTTACTTGGAATGGCCCTTGGATTTATGATAGCCATCTGTGTGATTTGGCTTCTTACTCCACGTACCCATGAATATCACAAATTGCATAAAAGTATGGAAAAGCGATGGAATACAGGAGCTCTAGACATCAAAGAACCTGAAATACTGAAG GGATGGATGAATGAAATCTATAATTATGATCCAGAAACGTACCATGCTACATTGACTCACTCCGTCTATGTGCGACTTGAAGGAAGCACCTTACGGCTTTCAAAAcccaataaaaatatttctagaagGGCTGTGTACAATGAGCCAAAGCCTGAAGTCACATATGTCAGCCAGAAAATATATGAACTTACAGAGAGCAAG ATTTCCCTGGTTCCTAAGAGTCTGGCACGAAAACGGATTTGGAATAAGAAGTACCCTATTTGCATTGAACTTGCTAGACAGGAGGACTTCATGGCCAAGGCCCAGACTGATAAggagaatacagaagaaaaggcAGCTGCTGAAAAAGTGGACTCAAGCAGTGAAGAATCCAAGAAGCCTCAGGATGGAGCGAAGTACACTAGCCAAAAGGATCAAGTGCTTTATCTCTTTGGGAGGacgggcagggagaaggaggaatGGTTCCAAAGGTTCCTTCTCGCATCCAAGCTGAAGTCTGAAGCAAAGAAGCCATCCGCTTTATGTGGGAGCAAGCCAG GGATGTTGGCGCCGCTGGGCAGAGCCGATGGCCAGCCCGGGCTCACGCACagccgcagcagcagcaaggggaGCGCGGAGGAGATTGCGTCCCAGCCGAAGCACAAGGACCTGGCTGGCAACGTGCGGCAGAAAATGCTTCTGGACTACAGCATTTACATGGCAAAGTGTGTTCCACATGAAAAGAAAAGCCCTTCGGGTAGCCCTGTCCTCAGTGCAGACAGCAGCCCTACAGCTGTGAAAAAG ttgCCAGATGCCCATGTGGAAGCTGAACAAGAGGAACAGGAGGCCTGGGTGAATGCTTTGCTTGGAAGAatattttgggattttttaGGAGAAAAGTATTGGTCTGATGTAGTGTCAAAGAAGATCCAAATGAAACTCAGCAAAATAAAG TTGCCGTACTTCATGAATGAGCTGACTCTAACTGAGCTTGACATGGGGATAGCAGTGCCCAAGATCCTTCAAGCCTTCAAACCCGCTGTTGATCACAGAG GACTTTGGATTGATTTGGAAATGTCCTACAATGGATCTTTTCTAATGACCCTAGAGACCAAGATGAACTTGACCAAATTGGGCAAAGAGCCACTTGGTGAAGCACTTAAAGTTGGAGAAATTGGCAAAGAAGG TTTCAGGCCAAGGGCGTATTGTCTTGCAGACAGCGATGAGGAATCCTCCAGCGCTGGGTCTTCGGAAGAGGATGATGCTGCCGAACTGGCGGGAGAGAAGCAGGTGACTCCAGGAGCAGAAGG GTATGTTGGAGGACATCGGACAAGTAAGATCATGAGAATCGTGGATAAAATTACTAAGTCAAAATACTTTCAGAAAGCAACAGAGACTGAATttattaagaagaaaattgaAGAGGTGTCCAATACTCCATTGCTGCTAACAGTTGAAGTACAAGAGTGCCGAGGAACACTAGTAATTAACATTCCACCTCCACCTACTGACAGGATATG GTACGGCTTTCGGAGACCTCCCTACCTGGAGTTAAAAGCTCGGCCAAAACTTGGTGAGAGAGAAGTGACTCTGGTCCATGTGACTGACTGGATAGAGAGGAAACTGGAACAAGAGTTTCAG aaaatctTTGTCATGCCAAACATGGATGATGTTTATATTCCTTTAATGCACTCGGCCATGGATCCCCGCTCCTCCACGTGCCCTCCTAAAGACCAGGTCGCCGAGGCGCCCGATCAGCCGTGA